In the genome of Streptomyces fagopyri, the window CCGAACCGCCACCCACGCCCCGCCGGCCCCCGGCCGGTACGCCGGTACGCCGGTACGCCGGTACGCCGGTACGCCGGTACGCCGGTACGCCGGTACGCCGGTACGCCGGTACGCCGGTACGCCGGTACGCCGGTACGCCGGTACGCCGGTACGCCGGTACGCCGGTACGCCGGTACGCCGCCGGCAGGCCTACGCCTCCGTCAAGCCCTCCACCAGCGAGTCCGCGGCCCGGTACGGGTCGAGTTCGCCGGCGACGATCCGTTCCGCCAGCGCGCCGAGGCGGCGGTCGCCGTGCAGGTCGCCGATGCGCCGGCGCAGGGCCGTGACCGCGATCGTCTCGACCTCCTGCGAGGCGCGGGCGAGCCGCCGTTCGGCGAGGACGCCGTGCTCCTCCATCCAGGCGCGGTGCTTCTCCAGGGCCTCGACGACCTCGTCGATGCCCTCGCCGCGCGCCGCGACCGTCTTGACGATCGGCGGGCGCCAGTCCCCGGGCCCGCGGGACTCGCCGAGGCCGAGCATGTGGTTCAGTTCGCGCGCGGTCGCGTCGGCACCGTCCCGGTCGGCCTTGTTGACCACGTACACGTCGCCGATCTCCAGGATTCCTGCCTTCGCCGCCTGGATGCCGTCCCCCATGCCGGGTGCCAGCAGGACGACCGAGGTGTCCGCCCGGGACGCGATCTCGACCTCCGACTGTCCCACCCCGACGGTCTCGACCAGGATCACGTCGCAGCCCGCCGCGTCCAGGACGCGGATCGCCTGGGGCGCCGCCCAGGCCAGTCCGCCG includes:
- the meaB gene encoding methylmalonyl Co-A mutase-associated GTPase MeaB, whose product is MQDVSSLVAQAREGRPRAVARLISLVEGASPQLREVMAALAPLAGGAYVVGLTGSPGVGKSTSTSALVTAYRRQGRRVGVLAVDPSSPFSGGALLGDRVRMSEHASDPGVYIRSMATRGHLGGLAWAAPQAIRVLDAAGCDVILVETVGVGQSEVEIASRADTSVVLLAPGMGDGIQAAKAGILEIGDVYVVNKADRDGADATARELNHMLGLGESRGPGDWRPPIVKTVAARGEGIDEVVEALEKHRAWMEEHGVLAERRLARASQEVETIAVTALRRRIGDLHGDRRLGALAERIVAGELDPYRAADSLVEGLTEA